A DNA window from Stutzerimonas stutzeri contains the following coding sequences:
- the flgH gene encoding flagellar basal body L-ring protein FlgH, with translation MSRLLIVVSMSSALALVGCVAPAPKPNDPYYAPVLPRTPLPAAQNNGAIYQAGFETNLYDDRKAHRVGDIITITLNERTQASKNATSKLSKDSSANIGLGSLFGGAVSMANPLTGNSMSLGAEYDASRDTSGSGQAGQSNSLSGSITVTISEVLPNGILAVRGEKWMTLNTGDELVRIAGLVRADDISTDNTVPSTRIADARITYSGTGAFADASQPGWLDRFFMSPMWPF, from the coding sequence ATGAGCCGTTTGTTGATTGTTGTGTCGATGTCGTCCGCCCTGGCGCTGGTCGGATGTGTTGCCCCTGCGCCGAAACCCAATGACCCGTACTACGCTCCGGTGCTGCCGCGCACGCCGTTGCCAGCGGCGCAAAACAACGGCGCGATCTACCAGGCAGGCTTCGAGACCAATCTCTACGACGACCGCAAGGCTCATCGGGTTGGCGACATCATTACCATTACGCTCAACGAGCGGACCCAGGCTAGCAAGAATGCGACCTCCAAACTCTCGAAGGACAGCAGCGCGAATATCGGACTCGGCTCGCTGTTCGGCGGAGCCGTGTCGATGGCCAATCCGCTGACAGGCAACTCGATGAGCCTGGGTGCCGAGTACGACGCGTCGCGAGACACTTCCGGCTCTGGCCAGGCGGGGCAGAGCAACAGCCTGTCCGGCTCCATCACCGTCACCATTTCCGAAGTACTGCCTAACGGCATTCTGGCGGTGCGCGGCGAGAAATGGATGACGCTCAATACCGGCGACGAACTGGTGCGCATCGCAGGCCTGGTTCGTGCGGACGACATCTCGACCGACAACACCGTCCCATCTACCCGTATTGCTGATGCGCGTATCACCTATTCGGGCACCGGCGCGTTCGCCGATGCGAGCCAGCCTGGCTGGCTCGACCGATTTTTCATGAGCCCGATGTGGCCCTTCTGA